A section of the Candidatus Latescibacterota bacterium genome encodes:
- a CDS encoding tubulin-like doman-containing protein — protein sequence MINDRKHPPTLFIGLGGAGGQIVNRIASILGDRDDWELLQKTMQFFVIDTDKADLDGCRHVPQAHRYAISGFDKGLWVKDKLGRGGASKPDPDPRVDQWIHDWYNFRSSQGAGAGQIRIESRVSLYNSLESTDLIKRLESAILSTIDMQNTMLSYEVKKFNVFMYYTVAGGTGSGAHLMFAAIIRNLINNFGWSANITGISMLSTLVLPKIRNMRQRGDIMANGYSAMKEDEHLMHLKVFSDLRDARNRRSFVYHPFISDTEITESPFDFIYVIDTNPDVFIDNWKVSVADAIYLQLFSPIFAHRNSDYDNYEKNQKRLARGLYSTFYGSYGCSVLVLPDNDLLEYCSMRKTADVIQEHLSARLFLMLPSGKKDYIPKLDDLEGLDSKEQDRLYDEKFVEYMHDRQDSHGGNKYLNELKKAGYAKSLNLKGLQNSVDDLATKPMDEESKSLLYKLILPEDISPENMDVFEGDESGDSGSQPGGGKVSRQYLAKLEPFFFAYNKFGDVLESTLLIEEREGLNYLSTGTFRRFWDRLSSLFFEDTARAVQLQHHRTTRGESAKEESWEDMQDIFDANIKLNRRDLHSAREKVRQKTNMMDDTLKRSFITDFLAHERTPFHMQRLFIIANIKLSDSVCTILRKVLEQNRLDNSEQALNESIAVIRGDEELREASKTKWHEWISEVTRGSGAEDFSQSVERLDMWINTISTRYSTLVFLQFYHDLHAKLLEIFTELGETFRMFSTQADKEIKELARQASEFQKNPGGDTQAEQYYNDIEALQGFDGARMWNEYYNVFVKESVKIRTREVHKTIASVFSDPNLTTVRDQVDRIRIVFTENVKEALRPRIVGTYKEGKEKRGLNLQQALMAEAQLKFRGRLRAMGRLEDCEENWIDIVYSTEKKLLNRSQRELDVEMQRFMRNYLETKISTCVRRSAIMANIDMEDMEVTEYSCKQSLVCYDHDLYPDPKPDVQSLDFPHLVRRVSPEFVDKDYSDNGKMAIFYRAVLGVPLFVFRNLVTTMKEAYNTRLGERDWTRPQHGRQYPLHIDRNWEMGDPGIDESKLPLSLDPEEALVSSSMINEESCKFFSYWYTLYKEGHIIRDDDRGFVVPSGKLGNIGEDILLGQSAREAIQAMMKAHSAHELMEKTFGSSSALDLDEIEKQREFCLSLLSGDVWGNEEDDTEIKELADLLQEYMECEKKKILETKRKEKHRQSYDSGLGKKS from the coding sequence ATGATTAATGATCGTAAACATCCACCGACACTGTTCATCGGTCTGGGTGGAGCCGGCGGGCAGATCGTCAACCGGATAGCTTCCATTCTGGGAGACAGGGATGACTGGGAACTGCTTCAGAAGACGATGCAGTTCTTCGTTATCGATACAGACAAGGCTGATCTGGATGGGTGCAGGCACGTACCCCAGGCGCACCGTTATGCCATAAGCGGGTTCGACAAGGGGCTCTGGGTCAAGGATAAACTCGGACGAGGTGGGGCGAGCAAACCTGATCCCGATCCAAGGGTCGATCAGTGGATTCACGACTGGTATAACTTCCGTTCTTCGCAGGGCGCGGGAGCCGGCCAGATAAGGATAGAGAGCAGGGTGAGCCTCTACAACAGCCTCGAATCGACCGACCTGATCAAGCGGCTCGAGTCAGCTATCCTCTCGACCATCGACATGCAGAACACGATGCTGTCCTATGAAGTAAAGAAGTTCAACGTCTTCATGTACTATACTGTGGCGGGAGGCACTGGTTCGGGTGCCCACCTGATGTTTGCTGCGATCATTCGAAACCTGATCAATAACTTCGGATGGTCGGCCAATATAACCGGCATATCGATGCTCTCCACTCTCGTTCTGCCAAAAATCCGGAACATGAGGCAGAGAGGAGACATCATGGCCAACGGATACAGCGCCATGAAAGAGGACGAGCACCTGATGCATCTCAAGGTCTTCTCTGACCTTCGTGATGCCAGGAACAGGAGATCGTTTGTCTATCATCCATTTATTTCAGATACCGAGATAACCGAAAGTCCGTTTGATTTCATCTATGTTATAGATACCAATCCGGACGTTTTTATCGATAACTGGAAGGTATCGGTTGCAGACGCAATTTATCTACAGCTGTTCTCGCCGATATTCGCTCACAGGAACAGCGACTACGACAATTACGAAAAGAACCAGAAGCGGCTCGCTAGAGGACTTTACAGTACGTTCTATGGGAGTTACGGTTGCTCCGTTCTGGTTCTTCCCGATAACGACCTTCTCGAATACTGTTCGATGAGGAAGACCGCCGACGTGATCCAGGAACATCTTTCTGCAAGACTGTTTCTTATGCTTCCTTCAGGTAAAAAGGATTATATCCCTAAGCTTGATGATCTCGAAGGACTGGACAGCAAGGAACAGGATCGCCTCTATGACGAAAAATTCGTGGAATATATGCATGACCGTCAGGACAGCCACGGAGGCAATAAGTATCTCAACGAATTGAAAAAGGCAGGGTATGCGAAATCTCTGAATCTCAAGGGGTTGCAGAACTCGGTCGATGATCTGGCCACAAAACCGATGGACGAGGAAAGCAAGAGCCTGCTGTACAAGCTGATTCTTCCGGAAGACATCTCACCTGAGAATATGGATGTATTCGAAGGCGATGAATCCGGGGATAGCGGATCGCAGCCCGGCGGTGGCAAGGTGTCGCGCCAGTACCTGGCCAAGCTCGAACCATTCTTCTTCGCTTATAATAAATTCGGTGATGTACTGGAGAGTACGTTGCTTATCGAAGAACGGGAAGGCCTGAATTATCTGTCTACAGGCACTTTCCGGCGTTTCTGGGACAGGCTCAGTTCACTGTTTTTCGAAGATACCGCAAGGGCCGTTCAGTTGCAGCATCACAGGACCACTCGCGGGGAGAGCGCGAAGGAGGAGAGTTGGGAGGACATGCAGGATATCTTCGATGCGAACATAAAGTTGAATCGAAGAGACCTGCACAGCGCGAGGGAGAAAGTCCGTCAGAAGACTAATATGATGGACGACACATTAAAGAGGAGTTTTATTACCGACTTCCTCGCTCACGAAAGAACGCCGTTTCATATGCAGAGGCTGTTCATAATCGCCAACATCAAACTCAGTGATTCAGTCTGCACTATTTTGAGGAAAGTCCTGGAACAGAACAGGCTCGATAATAGCGAACAGGCTCTTAACGAATCGATAGCAGTAATCAGGGGCGATGAAGAACTTCGAGAAGCCTCGAAGACAAAGTGGCACGAATGGATATCAGAAGTCACACGGGGAAGTGGTGCCGAAGACTTCAGCCAATCAGTCGAGAGACTGGATATGTGGATCAACACCATATCTACCCGGTATTCGACCCTCGTATTTCTGCAGTTCTATCACGATCTTCACGCGAAGTTGCTCGAGATCTTCACTGAACTGGGCGAGACATTCCGCATGTTCAGCACACAGGCCGATAAAGAGATAAAGGAACTTGCCAGGCAGGCCAGCGAATTCCAGAAGAATCCTGGGGGTGATACACAGGCCGAACAGTATTACAACGATATCGAGGCTTTACAGGGCTTTGACGGTGCTCGGATGTGGAATGAATACTACAACGTGTTCGTCAAGGAAAGTGTGAAAATAAGGACCAGAGAGGTACATAAGACGATCGCAAGCGTTTTCAGCGATCCCAACCTGACGACCGTCAGGGACCAGGTCGACCGGATCCGGATCGTATTCACGGAAAACGTCAAAGAAGCCCTGAGGCCGAGGATCGTCGGCACGTACAAGGAAGGAAAAGAAAAAAGGGGGCTGAATCTGCAGCAGGCTCTTATGGCCGAAGCACAGCTTAAATTCAGAGGGCGGCTCAGAGCGATGGGAAGACTGGAGGACTGTGAGGAGAACTGGATCGATATTGTCTACAGTACCGAGAAAAAACTTCTCAATCGTTCTCAGCGCGAACTTGATGTCGAGATGCAGAGATTCATGAGGAACTATCTCGAAACCAAGATATCTACATGTGTCAGGCGAAGCGCGATTATGGCCAATATCGATATGGAGGATATGGAAGTAACAGAGTATTCGTGCAAGCAATCACTCGTGTGTTATGACCATGATCTGTATCCTGATCCGAAGCCTGATGTGCAATCGCTTGATTTTCCTCACCTGGTAAGAAGAGTAAGTCCTGAATTTGTTGATAAGGATTATTCCGATAACGGGAAAATGGCTATTTTCTACCGCGCGGTGCTCGGTGTTCCACTCTTTGTATTCAGAAACCTGGTAACCACGATGAAGGAGGCTTACAACACCAGACTCGGAGAGAGGGACTGGACGAGACCTCAGCACGGCCGCCAGTATCCCCTTCATATAGATAGAAACTGGGAAATGGGTGATCCGGGCATCGATGAAAGCAAGCTGCCCCTATCTCTCGATCCTGAAGAGGCTCTCGTCTCGAGTAGCATGATCAACGAGGAGAGCTGCAAATTCTTCTCATACTGGTACACCCTTTATAAAGAAGGGCATATCATCCGTGATGACGACAGGGGATTCGTGGTTCCTTCAGGCAAACTGGGCAACATAGGAGAAGATATTCTTCTCGGGCAGTCCGCGAGAGAAGCTATCCAGGCGATGATGAAGGCTCACAGTGCGCATGAATTGATGGAGAAGACGTTCGGATCGTCAAGTGCTCTTGATCTCGATGAGATCGAAAAGCAGAGGGAATTCTGTCTGTCGCTGCTGTCAGGCGATGTATGGGGGAACGAGGAAGACGATACTGAGATAAAGGAGCTGGCCGATCTCCTTCAGGAATATATGGAGTGCGAGAAGAAAAAGATCCTTGAGACAAAAAGAAAAGAAAAACATCGCCAATCTTATGATAGTGGTCTTGGAAAGAAAAGTTAG